The DNA region ACCAATACCGATCAGAACCAGTTGTTTGAGGCCCTGCGCTGGGATATTTTAGATGCTTATTTCAAACAACCCTTCCGCAATTACAGCGAAGGTTATTTAAAACAATACAAAGCCAATATCGCAACCGAACAGGCCGAAGATAAAAAGCTGAGGGATTCTGTGCTGTTAAACCCCAAACCAATGTTGCTGCCAAACAAATATATTGGCAAATACAGCAACGATTTTTACGGTAGCATGGAGGTTACCCAGGGCGAAGGCAACAACCTCGAAATGCGCTTTGAGCATCACCCTAAAATGTATGCCTTACTAAAACCACTTGGCGGCAACCGCTTTTATGTAATTTTCTCTGACCCTACACTGGGGAAAGCTGTATTTCCGTTCATGGTACAAAACGGCGAGGTTACGGGAGTACGCGTAAAAGTTGCTGATTTTGTAGAGCGGGGCGCGTATGATTTTAAGAAGAATTAGGGGGTAGGAAGTTTACATGAAGGTGAATGAACTACCCTGCACGTCATGCCGAACTTGTTTCGGCACCCCACAGGACAAGTGGCCGGTTTACTCAGCATGGTTGCTTAGCACTTGAGGTGTTGAAACAAGTTCAACATGACCGCAATTATCAAGTCATATGCATACACGAGCCCGTTCTTCGCCTCTGTATACAATTCTGTGCTATGAAGAAGATCCTTTGACCAGGAGAAAACCACTATGTGTAACTTCACCTCTCCTCACATAAAAAAGCGGGATAATTTTCCCGAAAGAAAAACTATCCCGCTGAAAAAATATCTAAACAATTAAATCTTATTGCAGCACAATCTTACGGATACGGTTGTTATAATAGTCGGCTACGTAAACATTGTTTCCGGCATCAACGGTAACACCCTGCGGCGAATTAAAAATCCCTGCAGTGCCCACACCTTCCGCAAAACCGCTTGTTCCGTTACCGGCAATTACTTTTAACACTTTATCCTTGGTGATCTCCAGGATCCTGCCATTCTGATCGGCTATGAACAGGTTCCCGCTTTTATCAAACGCAATGGCCGAAGGGGCGCCAAGGAGGGTAGTTTGTTTATTACCGCCAGCAAAAGTAGTAACAACACCCGCAGGGGTTATTTTACGAATGGCGTGATTAAGCGTTTCGGCTACATAGATATTGTTATTGGCATCAATAGCTATACCGTTAGGCTTGTTAAAAGTAGCGCTGGTTGCCGTTGCATTATCCAGGTAGCTTGCGCCCCTGCTGCCTGCAAATGTGGTAACAACACCCGCCGGGGTTATTTTGCGGATCAGGTTATTGCCCAGATCGGCCACAAAAATATTTCCGGAGCCATCAATTGCTAACCCGCGCGGACTGTTAAACGTTGCTTTTGTGCCTGTACCATCGGTATATCCGGCATCGCCGCTGCCTGCAAAAGTACTAACCACGCCGGCCGGGGTAATTTTGCGGATATTATTATTACCATAATCGGCTACATAAATATTGCCTGTTGCATCGGTAACCAAACTTTGCGGAGCATAAAACTGTGCGGTGGCTATAGGGCCGTCAACATAGCCAATGCTACCGTTGCCCGAAAGCGTAGTGACATCTCCTGCTGCAGTAACTTTGCGTATGGCACTATTAAATGAATCGGCCACATAAATATTGCCGTCGGTACCTGCGGTTACCCCCTGCGGACTGTTAAAAAGAGCAGCGCCGCCCAAACCGTCAACAAAGTCGGCCGCGGTATTACCGGCCAATGTGCTAACTGTGCCCCCTGTTGATGTTGTACCTTCGCCGGTGGTAAACTGCACCACTTTTCCGTAGCCTGTACCCGCACTATTTACAGCATACGCGCGTGCATAATAAGTTGTTTTAGGGCTTAAACCGGTAAGTTTTGTAGTATAGGCGTACAAAATTACCGTATCGGTGGTTTTCTTATCGGCAGTGGTAGGGGTTTGATTGGTGGCACTGTAACAAATACCGTAGCTGCTCAGGCTCACATCGGTCGACCCATTAAATAAACCACCGGTATAGGCTATGGTTCCACTTTCGGCAGTCACCACATCCATTGTGGTTAAATCAGGCACGGTTACGGGTGTAACGTTTCCTTTTTTACCACAGCTTGTGCCGGCCAAAGCAACGGCAAATAAAAACGCGGCAAATAAAATTGTTTTGGTAAAGCTCTTTTTCACGAGTTAGTTTAAAAGTTATATGTAGTAAGTAAGCAAAATTAACTTATCAATACGTAGCAAATTACTTTAAAGTAACATTTTAACAAATATTAACATACTTATTACTTACCAAAAGGCTCCGCCGCCCTGCAAACACAAATAAAACCTGTCAACTGCTTGCTCACGGAGGTAAAGCCATCAAAATCCGGCAACATTTTTGGTGTATACCTGTTATTAATTTACTATGAAACTCATCACGTTATTCATATCCATTTTGATAGCCAATACAGCTATTGCGCAAAAACATGTGCCGCTACCCCACGGAATGATATTTGGCGAAAAGCCCGACACGATAGCCTTAATGCCCGCCTCCAAACTGGAAGCTTTTATGGGTAAAAAAACACGGATCACTACGGCCATTGGCGGCAGGGTTATTAAAGTAACTAAAGAAAAAGGCGGCTGGTTTGAAATGGATGCGGGTAACAACCGGGTTATAACAGCCCATTTCACCAATGCAGGGGTGAGCCTCCCCAGGCAATTGGCTGGCCGTACGGTAATCATTTCGGGAATAGCAGCCAAACAATTTATTGCCGATGACCTGCAACACATGGCCGGCGATACGGTTAGCGGCAAAAAGCAGCATAAGGTAAATACCAACCCCGGCCGTAAGGTTAGCTTTGAAGTAAAAGGGTTAATGATAGATAAATAAAGCTATTCAAGCCGGGTAAATGAAAAGCTGTAAATAAGCCTCAAGCCGGCAAAAGGCGTAACCTGGGACCCTTTTTTCAAATAATCGCCATGAACATTAAGATCGAGTATTTGATGGCGCCCTGACAGCAGAATAAAACCTGCCCCGCCGGTGCCGCCGTAACCGCTATAATCAGAATCAAAGTAACCCAATGCACCGGCCGACACATAGATTAATTTATTGAAGTAATATCTGCCCGAAAGTCCTCCCACTACGTAGTATGGCTCTTCCACGCTTAGATAAGGCGTAATGCTTACTGCTTTTGTTATTTTAATTTCACCTTGTAAAAGGCCGCCGTAGCCGGCGTTTTTTTCACGGGAGGTATTAAGGCCTAATCCCAAACCAATGGCATTTTTGGACTGGGCATGAACTTTTACTCCCCCACACGCCAACAGGGCAAAAAGCAGGATAAAGGTAATTTTCAAAGCAGGATAGATTAATCGTTTAAAGTTAACGTATGTCTGTTAACCCTGACGACTACACCTACGCGTTTGTTACAATGAGCTGCCTTAATTTTTCGGAAACCTCGTTTTTGTTTACTGCAGATGCTTCGCGTTTGCATTTCATATAATGTTCGCGGGCAATTTTTTCGGCCAGGTCGCCGATGGTTTTTACATGCATCTCTTTGCCAAAACGCCCGGCCAGTTTTAAACCTATCCCGGCTATTACCATACCGGCAATACCTATGGCCAGGTAATAAAAGGCCAAAACAAAGCTAACTACCAATATCATGGAAAACAGGTTAACTATCCATTGCTTCGGCTGAAGCAAACGGATCTGGAAACCCATCTCTTCTTCAATGGCAGCCACAGCCTCAATACGGCTGTCGCGCGGAAAAAGATCAGCGAGTTTGGTTTGGGGTTTTATGATATCCTTATCATACCCCGATGATGCATTGATGGCATTACGGAGTTTGTAAAACGCCTGCTGTGTGGTACAGCCATCATTTGTTTTTTTTACTTTTTCAACAACAACGTCGCAAAGTTTACCAAAGTTTTGCACATCATTTACCGATGTATCGTTTAAACTGATGTTAAATGATTTTTCAATTTTCACTAAAACACCATCCATATCTTCAGGATCAACACTCTTCAGGTTGATTTCCTGACCATTAGCCGTATTAACTTTCAATCTATAGCAACTAAATACAACAATAGTGAACCTGCAATTAGGGTTGCAGGTTCACGTTATTAGCAATTAAACTACAAAGGCTGCAATTTAATGTTTTAATTATTTACTCAAATACATTGATTTCTCTTTGTACAGGTGCCTGAAGTATGGGTCCTGCAGGTTAGGGATAAAGCGGATAGCCTCACCTGTCGATTTCATTTCAGGGCCAAGCTCCTTGGTAACTTCAGGGAATTTATCAAATGAGAATACCGGTTCTTTGATAGCGTAGCCCCACAGTTTGCGCTCGATGGTAAAGTCGCTCAGTTTATTGGCTTCAAGCATAACCTTTGTAGCTATATTGATGTATGGCACATCATAAGCTTTGGCGATGAAAGGCACGGTACGTGAAGCACGCGGGTTAGCTTCAATCACATACACCTTATCATCCTTAACAGCGAATTGTATGTTAAGCAAACCGCGTACGTTAAGCGCTTTAGCTATCTTTTTGGTATATTCTTCTATCTGGTGGATTACATTGTCCGACAGATCGAACGGAGGCAATACAGCGAATGAATCGCCCGAGTGGATGCCGGCAGGCTCAATGTGCTCCATGATCCCTACAATATGTACATCCTCGCCATCGCTGATCGAATCAGACTCGGCCTCAGCGGCACGGTCAAGGAAATGGTCGATCAGCACACGGTTGCCCGGCAGGTTGCGCAGCAGGCTTACCACAGCTTTTTCAAGGTCTTCATCGTTAATCACAATGCTCATGCCCTGCCCGCCTAATACATAGCTTGGGCGTACAAGTACCGGGTAACCAACTTTGTGGGCAACTTCAAGCGCTTCTTCCGCACTTTCGGCTACACCATATTTAGGGTATGGGATATCAAGATCCTTCAGCAGGTCGGAGAAACGGCCGCGGTCTTCGGCAATATCCATATCATTGAATGATGTACCAATGATCCGGATGCCGTGCTCGTGCATTTTCTCAGCCATTTTAAGGGCTGTTTGGCCACCCAGCTGAACAATTACCCCATAAGGTTTTTCAAGCTCGATGATCTCGCGTACATGCTCCCAGTAAACAGGCTCAAAGTACAGCTTATCGGCCATGTTAAAGTCGGTTGATACAGTTTCAGGGTTACAGTTAACCATGATAGCTTCAAAACCGGCTTCCTTGGCTGCAAGCAGCCCGTGAACACAGCTGTAATCAAACTCTATACCCTGGCCTATGCGGTTAGGGCCCGAGCCTAATACAATGATCTTTTTCCTGTCAGATGCTACCGACTCGTTTTCGCCTTCGTAGCTCGAATAGTAGTATGGAGTTTTAGCGGGGAACTCGGCAGCGCAGGTATCAACCATTTTGTAAACGCGGTGCATGCCTAAAGCCTTACGGCGCTGGTACACATCCTCCTCGGTAACGTTACCCAAAATGTGGGCTATCTGCACGTCGGAGAAACCTTTTTGTTTCAGGGTGTACAGGAATTCTTCAGGAACGTTGTTCAATGAATAACGGCGAAGCTCTGTTTCCAGGTTAACCAATTCCTGGATCTGGTTCAGGAACCAGCGATCGATCTTGGTTACTTTACGTACCGATTCGATTGGCACACCAAGGCTCAGGGCGTCATAGATGTGGAATAGCCTGTCCCAACTTGGGTGCTCAAGACTGGCCATGATCTCTTCGAGGTTGCGGCTCTGACGACCGTCGGCACCTAAACCGGCACGACCGATCTCCAGGCTTTGGCAGGCTTTCTGTAAAGCCTCGGTAAAGCTGCGGCCAATGCCCATCACCTCACCTACCGATTTCATCTGCAGGCCAAGTTCTCTGTTAGCGCCTTTGAACTTATCAAAGTTCCAGCGAGGTATTTTAACGATCACATAATCCAAAGTAGGCTCAAAATAAGCCGAAGTGGTTTTGGTGATCTGGTTTTCAATTTCATCAAGGTTGTAACCTATGGCCAGCTTGGCAGCAATTTTAGCGATAGGGTAACCGGTAGCTTTTGATGCAAGGGCCGATGAACGTGACACACGCGGGTTAATCTCGATGGCGATGATCTCTTCATCGGCAGGGTTCACCGAAAACTGTACGTTACAACCGCCGGCAAAATTACCTATGGCGCGCATCATTTTGATGGCCTGGTTACGCATTTCCTGGTAGCAACGATCGCTCAGGGTCATGGCAGGGGCCACGGTGATCGAGTCGCCGGTGTGGATCCCCATCGGATCAAAGTTCTCGATAGAACAGATGATGATCACGTTGTCGTTGCTGTCGCGCAACAACTCTAACTCGTATTCTTTCCAGCCTAATACAGCCTGCTCAACCAATACCTCGTGGGTTGGTGAAGCTTGTAAGCCACGGTTAAGGGCAGCGTCGAAATCTTCTTTTCTGTGAACGAAACCCGCGCCTTTACCGCCCAGGGTATAGCTTGGGCGAATAACCAGCGGGAAGCCAATTTCCTGCGCGCCTTCTTTACCTTCGAGGAAAGAATTGGCGATCTTTGATTTGGCAACGCCTACGCC from Mucilaginibacter sp. SJ includes:
- the carB gene encoding carbamoyl-phosphate synthase large subunit — encoded protein: MPKDTSIKSVLIIGSGPIIIGQACEFDYSGSQAALSLKEEGISVSIINSNPATIMTDKVISDHVYLLPLTCESIEKILTEQQIDAVLPTMGGQTALNLCIEASERGIWEKYGVKVIGVDIAAIEKTENREAFRQLMVDIGVGVAKSKIANSFLEGKEGAQEIGFPLVIRPSYTLGGKGAGFVHRKEDFDAALNRGLQASPTHEVLVEQAVLGWKEYELELLRDSNDNVIIICSIENFDPMGIHTGDSITVAPAMTLSDRCYQEMRNQAIKMMRAIGNFAGGCNVQFSVNPADEEIIAIEINPRVSRSSALASKATGYPIAKIAAKLAIGYNLDEIENQITKTTSAYFEPTLDYVIVKIPRWNFDKFKGANRELGLQMKSVGEVMGIGRSFTEALQKACQSLEIGRAGLGADGRQSRNLEEIMASLEHPSWDRLFHIYDALSLGVPIESVRKVTKIDRWFLNQIQELVNLETELRRYSLNNVPEEFLYTLKQKGFSDVQIAHILGNVTEEDVYQRRKALGMHRVYKMVDTCAAEFPAKTPYYYSSYEGENESVASDRKKIIVLGSGPNRIGQGIEFDYSCVHGLLAAKEAGFEAIMVNCNPETVSTDFNMADKLYFEPVYWEHVREIIELEKPYGVIVQLGGQTALKMAEKMHEHGIRIIGTSFNDMDIAEDRGRFSDLLKDLDIPYPKYGVAESAEEALEVAHKVGYPVLVRPSYVLGGQGMSIVINDEDLEKAVVSLLRNLPGNRVLIDHFLDRAAEAESDSISDGEDVHIVGIMEHIEPAGIHSGDSFAVLPPFDLSDNVIHQIEEYTKKIAKALNVRGLLNIQFAVKDDKVYVIEANPRASRTVPFIAKAYDVPYINIATKVMLEANKLSDFTIERKLWGYAIKEPVFSFDKFPEVTKELGPEMKSTGEAIRFIPNLQDPYFRHLYKEKSMYLSK
- a CDS encoding DUF4920 domain-containing protein; the encoded protein is MKLITLFISILIANTAIAQKHVPLPHGMIFGEKPDTIALMPASKLEAFMGKKTRITTAIGGRVIKVTKEKGGWFEMDAGNNRVITAHFTNAGVSLPRQLAGRTVIISGIAAKQFIADDLQHMAGDTVSGKKQHKVNTNPGRKVSFEVKGLMIDK
- a CDS encoding NHL repeat-containing protein, whose product is MKKSFTKTILFAAFLFAVALAGTSCGKKGNVTPVTVPDLTTMDVVTAESGTIAYTGGLFNGSTDVSLSSYGICYSATNQTPTTADKKTTDTVILYAYTTKLTGLSPKTTYYARAYAVNSAGTGYGKVVQFTTGEGTTSTGGTVSTLAGNTAADFVDGLGGAALFNSPQGVTAGTDGNIYVADSFNSAIRKVTAAGDVTTLSGNGSIGYVDGPIATAQFYAPQSLVTDATGNIYVADYGNNNIRKITPAGVVSTFAGSGDAGYTDGTGTKATFNSPRGLAIDGSGNIFVADLGNNLIRKITPAGVVTTFAGSRGASYLDNATATSATFNKPNGIAIDANNNIYVAETLNHAIRKITPAGVVTTFAGGNKQTTLLGAPSAIAFDKSGNLFIADQNGRILEITKDKVLKVIAGNGTSGFAEGVGTAGIFNSPQGVTVDAGNNVYVADYYNNRIRKIVLQ